From the Acidobacteriaceae bacterium genome, the window CCCACAATGCCGTCAAGCAACTAGAACTGCGCGTCAGCTATGAGCCGCTCGGGCTCAAGCGGGTGCCGGTTGCGCCGGGAACGAATGGGTCCGCGACCGCGACGTCTGAGCGCGAGAAGAACTTCAACCTGGATCGCGAAGCGGCGATGAAGGTTGACGCCGATCTCCTGGTCGGCCCGGCGGCGACGATCACGAGCGTGCATTTGATGAGCGCAACGTTTGCGGACGGAAGCGTTTGGCGGGCGCCCACACCGGATTCCTGCAGCGTCGTTCCCAGTCGCTTCGTCCTCGTCAAGTCCAAGTAGCGCGACCGAATCTACAAGTTGCTAAAGCTGGCGTGCGAGCAGCAGCGTCATGTCATCCGGCTGCTCGTGATTGCCGATCCACTCCTGCAAGCACTGCAGCGTGTTGCTCGCCAATGTTGGCAGCGGCTCGGTGCAGTGTTGGCGGATGTAAGAGAAGAGGCGGTCTTCGCCGAACTGCTCATCATTTTGCTCGGGCTCGGTGAGGCCGTCAGAGAAGGCCATCAGCAGGTCGCCCTGCTGAAGTTCGAGGGCCTCCTCCTGGTACTCGGCGCCGTTGAGCAGACCGACAGGAGGGCCGCCGCAGTCCAGGTGCTTCAACTTGCCGTCGCAGGAGAGAATGATGGGCGGCGGGTGTCCGGCGTTCGAGTAAGTCAGTTTGCGCGTGGCGGCGTCGTAGTAGGCCAGGAAGAGTGTCGCGTACTTCTCGGGTGGCGTGCTGGTGAAGAGGTGCTTGTTGAGGAGCTCGAGTAGCGTCGCGGGTGAGGAACGCACCGGCTCGCTTGCGGCCCGGTTGGTGGAGCTGAGTCCGAAGGCGCGGACGGCGGAGTGCAGGGAGGCCATGAGCAGAGCGGCGGAGATACCCTTGCCGCTGATGTCGCCGAGCGCAAGGTAGAGATCATCCCGGTGACGACCGAAGATAAAGTCGAAGTAGTCGCCGGAGACCGTGCGCGCAGGCTGGCACACAGCATGGATCTCAAAGCCGGGTAGCGCGACGGGAGAATGCGGAAAGAGATTCGCCTGCACCTCGCGCGCGATCGAAAGTTCCGACAACAGGCGCTCTTTCTCCCGCTGCTGCGCCATCAGGTCCACGATCGACGCGGTCATGCCGTTGAACGAATTCGCCAGCGCTCCGAGCTGGTCCTTGCGCTTGATGACGATGCGATGCTCGAAGTTGCCGTGATCGATCTCGCGTGTGCCGCGGTAGAGCTCGGCAACCGAGCGCGTGATCGTGCGGCTGAGGCCGGCGGCCATCAGCAGCGCGAAAAGCTCAAGAAGCGCAAAGAAGATCGCTATCGCGATGAGCACGACGCGCACGACTGTGCCGAGCCCGTTCGTAGAGGAGAACAAGAGACCGTAAAGAATCGACGGCCGCGAAAAGACAGCGATGACAGAGCGGACCCTGTCACCTGTCTGCCAGGAGGTGACGTTCAACGGAGCGCTGAAGAAGACTGGAGCATCGAAGAAGTGAGTGCGTCGTGGGAGAGGCCCGGAGTCAATCGTGTCGAAGTGTTCCGCGCCCGCTTCGGCTGCATCAGGAATGTCAACCTTCGGGCTTCCGACAACGACGTTGTCCTCGTCGTCCTTGACGTTTACGTTCACTCTGCCCTTGCCGTTGGGACCGTTCTTGCCCATCCACCCGGGGACGACGAGGATGCGGCCAAGGCTGTTGACGCTTGCCTTCAGAGTCGACTCATCAAGGAGACGCGTGCCGAGTACTGATAGCTCCCGGCCTGACTGCGGGATCACGACGAAGGTGCACAAATACAGCTTTCCGTTCAGCACAACGATGCCGTGGTAGCCGTTGTGCAGCCACG encodes:
- a CDS encoding SpoIIE family protein phosphatase; this encodes MSASTPQSGTGFRAWFKRRSRIGRVSFVLTALIVMLALLGQISHVLELVVIGPIFLCSVILFPLLVILLYRWTTRRFLWKVRNRLILTYALMSLAPVVLCLTLFCIASYVFAGQFATNNAITLLDRASIELRDETAGLALLSSAKTPRGKQSAEPVVVSPLPISLAVLKGDTFQPATPEAAPGNPFFGQPMPSWLHNGYHGIVVLNGKLYLCTFVVIPQSGRELSVLGTRLLDESTLKASVNSLGRILVVPGWMGKNGPNGKGRVNVNVKDDEDNVVVGSPKVDIPDAAEAGAEHFDTIDSGPLPRRTHFFDAPVFFSAPLNVTSWQTGDRVRSVIAVFSRPSILYGLLFSSTNGLGTVVRVVLIAIAIFFALLELFALLMAAGLSRTITRSVAELYRGTREIDHGNFEHRIVIKRKDQLGALANSFNGMTASIVDLMAQQREKERLLSELSIAREVQANLFPHSPVALPGFEIHAVCQPARTVSGDYFDFIFGRHRDDLYLALGDISGKGISAALLMASLHSAVRAFGLSSTNRAASEPVRSSPATLLELLNKHLFTSTPPEKYATLFLAYYDAATRKLTYSNAGHPPPIILSCDGKLKHLDCGGPPVGLLNGAEYQEEALELQQGDLLMAFSDGLTEPEQNDEQFGEDRLFSYIRQHCTEPLPTLASNTLQCLQEWIGNHEQPDDMTLLLARQL